A single region of the Biomphalaria glabrata chromosome 15, xgBioGlab47.1, whole genome shotgun sequence genome encodes:
- the LOC106050905 gene encoding organic cation transporter protein-like isoform X2 has product MEQDESRFDDVFRSLKWNGFYQMSRCLVLLLSSVILAFNQLSIIFIGNVPGYQCRELQNLNVTVNNVTVDVLSDANHSSYNVTYNQCSIDVKNATDVILSADCKGYDYDDDVSKSFVSEWDLVCEKEIMSDNVQVFYMLGEIVASLFLSQLSDNYGRKPTLVWCGVLSLITSGICSFPPNLVFLIAFKFLTGVFLTTSTNSAYTLLTEMMPTDFRAVPETIKAFFYLTAMLITCLIAFLIKDWHWVQMTLALLSTYVLVLHWFTDESIIWLCTTKKYTQAEETIRKIARINQVDPREALQAMRKSADEENSESQHLIAGNTTNWLDFVRNKNLLKLLLISSLLRFVATVGNHGLVFTSASLTENFYLGYSLGTLVEYPATLLFYLVVNRLGRKKCVYIFHYIAGTVLVVSSLLLMPFADNFPEKFWLSFVLSLCGRWSISICYPAVALYTMELFPTCFRNTGTGTSEFASSVGSLVSPYFRTLIRHVPWAPNIILGTMCVLAPLTIRGLPETKGRELPHTLEDMDRIMNKPQEEIKENRTRV; this is encoded by the exons ATGGAGCAAGACGAGAGCAGATTTGATGATGTGTTTAGATCTCTCAAATGGAATGGGTTTTATCAAATGTCTCGATGCCTGGTCTTGTTGCTGTCTTCCGTGATACTGGCTTTCAATCAACTTTCAATCATATTTATAG GCAACGTTCCAGGCTACCAGTGTCGAGAGCTTCAGAACCTCAACGTTACTGTTAACAATGTTACCGTGGACGTCCTGTCTGACGCCAATCACAGCAGCTACAACGTAACATACAATCAATGCTCCATCGACGTCAAGAATGCCACTGACGTCATTCTCAGTGCTGACTGCAAAGGCTATGACTATGATGATGATGTGTCCAAGTCATTTGTGTCAGAG TGGGACCTGGTCTGTGAAAAAGAAATCATGTCGGACAATGTGCAAGTATTCTACATGCTTGGGGAAATAGTCGCATCACTATTTCTGTCCCAGTTGTCTGACAA CTATGGACGAAAGCCAACATTGGTCTGGTGCGGCGTGCTGTCTCTGATAACTTCAGGCATATGTTCTTTTCCACCAAACTTGGTGTTCCTCATCGCGTTCAAGTTCCTTACAGGAGTTTTTCTTACA ACGTCAACCAATTCAGCGTACACTCTGCTGACAGAAATGATGCCTACAGACTTCAGAGCTGTGCCAGAGACGATTAAAGCTTTCTTCTATCTGACCGCCATGTTGATCACTTGTTTGATCGCCTTCCTGATAAAAGACTGGCACTGGGTGCAGATGACTCTAGCCCTCCTGTCTACCTACGTACTAGTTTTACATTG GTTTACTGATGAGTCTATCATCTGGCTTTGTACTACCAAGAAATACACACAGGCTGAAGAAACTATACGAAAGATAGCTAGAATAAATCAAGTGGACCCACGGGAAGCATTACAGGCAATGAGAAAG TCCGCAGATGAAGAGAACTCTGAGAGTCAACACCTGATCGCAGGAAATACAACGAACTGGTTGGACTTTGTCAGGAACAAGAACTTGTTGAAATTGTTGCTGATATCCTCATTGCTGAG GTTTGTGGCTACAGTAGGAAATCATGGTCTTGTTTTCACTTCTGCGTCGTTAACAGAGAACTTCTATCTGGGCTACTCTCTGGGAACATTGGTGGAGTATCCAGCTACACTCCTCTTCTATCTTGTTGTCAACAG ACTAGGGCGAAAGAAATGTGTGTACATCTTCCATTATATTGCTGGAACAGTCTTGGTTGTCTCCTCTCTGCTCCTTATGCCATTTGCAG ATAACTTTCCTGAAAAATTTTGGTTATCTTTTGTCCTGTCGCTGTGTGGAAGATGGTCTATATCAATATGTTACCCAGCAGTAGCGCTCTACACCATGGAACTATTTCCTACTTGTTTCAG AAATACTGGAACCGGAACCTCAGAATTTGCCTCCAGTGTGGGGTCTCTCGTCTCGCCATATTTCCGTACACTT ATTAGGCACGTACCGTGGGCACCTAATATTATTTTAGGCACAATGTGTGTGTTAGCCCCACTCACTATCAGAGGCCTACCAGAAACTAAAGGGCGAGAACTGCCGCATACTTTGGAAGATATGGACAGAATAATGAACAAGCCACAGGAAGAAATCAAGGAAAACAGAACTCGGGTTTAG
- the LOC106050905 gene encoding organic cation transporter protein-like isoform X1 has product MEQDESRFDDVFRSLKWNGFYQMSRCLVLLLSSVILAFNQLSIIFIGNVPGYQCRELQNLNVTVNNVTVDVLSDANHSSYNVTYNQCSIDVKNATDVILSADCKGYDYDDDVSKSFVSEWDLVCEKEIMSDNVQVFYMLGEIVASLFLSQLSDNYGRKPTLVWCGVLSLITSGICSFPPNLVFLIAFKFLTGVFLTTSTNSAYTLLTEMMPTDFRAVPETIKAFFYLTAMLITCLIAFLIKDWHWVQMTLALLSTYVLVLHWFTDESIIWLCTTKKYTQAEETIRKIARINQVDPREALQAMRKSADEENSESQHLIAGNTTNWLDFVRNKNLLKLLLISSLLRYKTETLVWDERKQMFVATVGNHGLVFTSASLTENFYLGYSLGTLVEYPATLLFYLVVNRLGRKKCVYIFHYIAGTVLVVSSLLLMPFADNFPEKFWLSFVLSLCGRWSISICYPAVALYTMELFPTCFRNTGTGTSEFASSVGSLVSPYFRTLIRHVPWAPNIILGTMCVLAPLTIRGLPETKGRELPHTLEDMDRIMNKPQEEIKENRTRV; this is encoded by the exons ATGGAGCAAGACGAGAGCAGATTTGATGATGTGTTTAGATCTCTCAAATGGAATGGGTTTTATCAAATGTCTCGATGCCTGGTCTTGTTGCTGTCTTCCGTGATACTGGCTTTCAATCAACTTTCAATCATATTTATAG GCAACGTTCCAGGCTACCAGTGTCGAGAGCTTCAGAACCTCAACGTTACTGTTAACAATGTTACCGTGGACGTCCTGTCTGACGCCAATCACAGCAGCTACAACGTAACATACAATCAATGCTCCATCGACGTCAAGAATGCCACTGACGTCATTCTCAGTGCTGACTGCAAAGGCTATGACTATGATGATGATGTGTCCAAGTCATTTGTGTCAGAG TGGGACCTGGTCTGTGAAAAAGAAATCATGTCGGACAATGTGCAAGTATTCTACATGCTTGGGGAAATAGTCGCATCACTATTTCTGTCCCAGTTGTCTGACAA CTATGGACGAAAGCCAACATTGGTCTGGTGCGGCGTGCTGTCTCTGATAACTTCAGGCATATGTTCTTTTCCACCAAACTTGGTGTTCCTCATCGCGTTCAAGTTCCTTACAGGAGTTTTTCTTACA ACGTCAACCAATTCAGCGTACACTCTGCTGACAGAAATGATGCCTACAGACTTCAGAGCTGTGCCAGAGACGATTAAAGCTTTCTTCTATCTGACCGCCATGTTGATCACTTGTTTGATCGCCTTCCTGATAAAAGACTGGCACTGGGTGCAGATGACTCTAGCCCTCCTGTCTACCTACGTACTAGTTTTACATTG GTTTACTGATGAGTCTATCATCTGGCTTTGTACTACCAAGAAATACACACAGGCTGAAGAAACTATACGAAAGATAGCTAGAATAAATCAAGTGGACCCACGGGAAGCATTACAGGCAATGAGAAAG TCCGCAGATGAAGAGAACTCTGAGAGTCAACACCTGATCGCAGGAAATACAACGAACTGGTTGGACTTTGTCAGGAACAAGAACTTGTTGAAATTGTTGCTGATATCCTCATTGCTGAGGTACAAAACTGAGACTCTGGTCTGGGACGAACGAAAACAAAT GTTTGTGGCTACAGTAGGAAATCATGGTCTTGTTTTCACTTCTGCGTCGTTAACAGAGAACTTCTATCTGGGCTACTCTCTGGGAACATTGGTGGAGTATCCAGCTACACTCCTCTTCTATCTTGTTGTCAACAG ACTAGGGCGAAAGAAATGTGTGTACATCTTCCATTATATTGCTGGAACAGTCTTGGTTGTCTCCTCTCTGCTCCTTATGCCATTTGCAG ATAACTTTCCTGAAAAATTTTGGTTATCTTTTGTCCTGTCGCTGTGTGGAAGATGGTCTATATCAATATGTTACCCAGCAGTAGCGCTCTACACCATGGAACTATTTCCTACTTGTTTCAG AAATACTGGAACCGGAACCTCAGAATTTGCCTCCAGTGTGGGGTCTCTCGTCTCGCCATATTTCCGTACACTT ATTAGGCACGTACCGTGGGCACCTAATATTATTTTAGGCACAATGTGTGTGTTAGCCCCACTCACTATCAGAGGCCTACCAGAAACTAAAGGGCGAGAACTGCCGCATACTTTGGAAGATATGGACAGAATAATGAACAAGCCACAGGAAGAAATCAAGGAAAACAGAACTCGGGTTTAG